A segment of the Leptolyngbya sp. NIES-3755 genome:
TTCGGATAGAATTAAGGCACTAGATATCAGAAGTAATATGAGAACTTTTACCGCTGTTGTAGAGCGAGACACTGATACCAATCTCTATGTGGGTTACGTTCCTGGTTTTCCTGGAGCGCATTCTCAAGGTGAAACGTTAGACGAATTGCACGAGAACTTGCGGGAAGTGATTGAAATGCTGCTGGAAGATGAGCAAGTTGCTTTCAGTACAGAATTCGTCGGAATTCAGCAAATCGTGGTCAAATAATTGATGAGTAATATTCCCGTTCTAAAGCCGCAGGAAGTTGTTCGGATTCTAGAAAACCTTGGATTTGTAGAAGTGCGGCAAAAAGGCTCACACAAGCAATTTCGACACGAAGATGGACGAGCTACTACAGTTCCATTTCATAAGGGACGTGATATTTCTCCCAAATTATTGCGTCAAATTGCAAGCGATATTGAATTAACTGTTGAAGCAATGCTAGAAGCGCGTTGAAGTTCATCAGCTATGCAGTGAGACCAAACGCTTGCAG
Coding sequences within it:
- a CDS encoding hypothetical protein (similar to AA sequence:cyanobase_aa:MAE44020); its protein translation is MRTFTAVVERDTDTNLYVGYVPGFPGAHSQGETLDELHENLREVIEMLLEDEQVAFSTEFVGIQQIVVK
- a CDS encoding YcfA family protein (similar to AA sequence:cyanobase_aa:PCC7424_2669); translation: MSNIPVLKPQEVVRILENLGFVEVRQKGSHKQFRHEDGRATTVPFHKGRDISPKLLRQIASDIELTVEAMLEAR